The stretch of DNA CGACGCACACACTTGGCCTATATCGAACCAACTCCAACAAGGTGGGGTTCCGCTATGGCCAGGTTTCTAACTTACGACCTCAACCCAACGCACTACCCTGACATAATCGCGTTGCTGTTAACATGACATATTGACGTTGCCACGACAATGTGCACCGGTCGCCTTGACAAAATCAACGCAACTATGGTTTAAGTTTTAAAGTTCGAGTGTTGGGATTTATTTCTACTGTCGCCGACATCGATAATTTATTGCGGACATTTAAGGAGGACTTAGAATGAGGCGGTTAAGCAGCTTGTTGATTGGATCGATCGGCATATGGGTAATCTCGATGGTCGTCATCGCCTGTTCGACGGTGGCGGACAAGCCGGTTCCGGCTCCCGTGGCAGCACCAGCGCCTAAACCTGCGGCACCGGCAGCACCCGCTCCCGCGCCGGCGAAAAATGAAAGCACCAAGGCGGCCAAGACCGAGGAAGCCAAGGCGGCGAAAACCAAAGCGGTGGAAGTCGAAGGCATCATTAGCGCCGTCGGCCAGCGCACCATCACCTTTCAAGTAGAACGCAAAGGCAAAGTGCGTGAAGAAGTCGTCGGTGTCGACGACAAGACCAAGATCGACAAAGCCGGGGCCAGTGTTAAACTGCGCGACCTGCAAGAGACCGACAAGGCTTTGATCAACTACGAACCGGAAGCTTACACGCCGGCGTTGGCGATCAAAGTTACCGGCAAGGGTGAGATTAAAAAAGTCGGCGGCGACGATTAGTCTCGGCGAATGGCAGATTCCAGATCACAAATTCCATATTCCAAATTGGCCGGATCGAGATTTGGAATCTGGAATCTGTAATTCCGCGCGCCAGCGCGGACTAAGTGCGGTAACGGTCGGCGCGATCGCCGCCGATCACTTGCAAATCGAAGGACTGATCTTCGCGTAAGATTCTAAACGAGATCTGCTCCCCCGGACGCTTCTTCCACATCTCGTGGTAGAGTTCCTGGCGTGAGCGGACCTCATTTTTTTCTACCGATAAAATAATATCCCCTTGGCGTAGACCGAACTTTGCGGCCGGCCCGTTGGGCGCGACGCCGCCGATGATGACATGGCCCGCCATGGCTTGGGAATAGAGACCGAGCCAGGGCCGGCGCGGCCGGCTTTTGACCTGGCCGAAGTCTTTCAGTTCCTGTTCGTAGGCGCGATAATAATCCACCGGGATCGCCAGCGAATATTTTCCTACTTCATTCAAGTTCAAAGACACCACGCCGATCAGTTCGCCGCGGAAGTTGGCCAGCGTGCCGCCGCCAAATCCCGGATTGAAATCGGTGACGCGAATGGTTTTCTCGATCATGTATTCCCATTCGCCGTCGTAGCAGTCCATGGACGAAACATAGCCGCCGCGCACGCGCCGTTTGTTTTCGTCGTTGCTAGCGATCATCACTACCGGCTGGCCGAGGGCGACGGAATCGGGCGCGGCCATTTTCAGATAGGGCAATTTGCCGGCGGAGATTTTCACCAACGAGAGGCCGCTCTCTTGATCTTGAGCAGCGATTTGCGCCGGATACTGGTCGCCGTCGGAAAGCGTGACGGTGATCGACGAGGCGCCGATGGTGACGTAGTGAACCGTGAGAATGTAACCGTCGGGATCGATGATCGTGCCCGAGCCGAAGCGTTCCGCTCCCAAGTTGCGCGCCGATGGATGGCTTTCGGGTACCGTGACGTTCAATTCAACGGTGGCCGGTAGCATGGCATGAATCAAACCGATGTGGCCGTTCACAGTGTTGCTCCTTGGTGCCAGGTGTCGCCTGTCGGTTGTGAGTTTTCGTTTCGTGAGAATAAACGGCCCTGCCAGGCGCCGCGCTCGGCAAATGCTTTGACGATGGCGTTATGGACGCCGCGTTTGTCGACCGACCAGTCCGGCGCCACGGTCATGGCGCGCTGGGCTTCGCCGGACAGCCGGTGCATCACTATTGCTGGGTCGAGCCGTTCGACGAAGTCGATCATCAGATCGATATAGTTTTCACGGCTCAAGAGCGGCACCTGGCCGAGTTTGTAGAACTCTTCCAGTTGGGTATTTTTGATCACGTGGAGATTGTGCAGCTTGAGGCCGTCGATGGCGAGCCGGTTGACTAACGCGGGAGTGGCGAGAATTTCAGCGCGGCTTTCGCCGGGAAAGCCCAGGATCAAGTGCGTGCAGATGCGCAACTGGCGCTGCTTGGCGCGCTCGACGGCGTCGATGAAATCACTCAGCGTGTGGCCGCGATTGACCCACGCCAGAGTGCGGTCGGACATGGACTCCAGGCCGACTTCGAGCCAGAGGTATGTGCGCTGCGCTATTTCGGCGAGCAGATCGAGAACGTCATCGCCGAGGCAATCGGGTCGAGTGGCGATGGCGAGGCCGACCACGCCGGGAAATTTTAGCGCTTCGTCGTAGAGCTTGGCCAATTTGCCGACCTCATCGTAGGTATTGCTGTAGCTCTGAAAGTAGGCGATGAACTTTTCCGCTTGATGGCGTTTTTTTAATGCCGCGGCGCCTTGTTCCAACTGCGTGGCGACCGAAGTGCGTGGCTGGTAATCGGGCGCGGTGTGGCTGGCGTTGTTGCAATAAATGCAGCCGCCGACGGCGACCTTGCCGTCGCGATTGGGACAGGTGAAGTCGAGGCGCAAGCCGATTTTGTAAACCCGCGCGCTGAAGCGCTCGCGCATTACGCGATTGAAAGAGTTGAACGGTTTGCCGCGCCAGCGGCTCTGCAAGATCGTCGGTGCGCTCATAACGTGAACTGATTTGAGGGTTAACAAAAAGGTTGCAGTTACACAAGCTGTAATGGCTCCGCTGCGATCACGAGCAACTCCGGCGCCGGCGCGGAAGTGGCGAATAAATCACCAGCTTTTAAGCGTTTCGTGGGCTGAGGTTGACTTGACATCGGGGTAGAATTGTCTATAGTCGAGCGACGTTAATGGCCTGCGTCTGTGCCGATGAAAATCTCCGTCGACGAGATTCCTCAAACACCCAAAGAGATCGATTTCTCCCAAAGCGTTGAGGAACTAAACCAGATATTCAGCCGAGAAAGTAGCCGAGATTTTGGCGTTCCGTCCACGTTAGACGTTCATTTGGTCTACTACCGGTCGGAGTCGGAGATCTTTTTTAGCGGCAGCTTTCACGGTGAGTGCATCGGTGTTTGCGGCCGTTGCCTGGAAGAGTATAGTTTCGCGCTCGATCAAGATTTCGAGTTTGTCCTGATTCCCGATCCGAGGAGATCGCCGCGCGCCGCCGAGTTGCATCGCGACGATTTGGGTTTGAGCTTTTATTCGTCGGACGAAATCGACGTCGCGCCGCTGATCAATGAGCAGGTGATGTTGGCGCTGCCGACCCGACCGCTTTGCGAAGAAGATTGCCGCGGGTTATGTGACAGCTGCGGGGCGAACCTCAACCGTGAGACTTGCAACTGCGCCCAAACCGGCCGCGATCCGCGCACGGCGATTTTTCGCACGCTCAAAGTCGATCGCTGACGGCCTTCGATAAATTTTTACTTGGCTCAATTTGAAAGAAAGATAGGACTAAACTTATGCCGGTACCGAAACGAAGAACTTCCAAGCGCGTTAAAAACCAACGTCGCTCGCACGATCATCTAACCGCGCCCCAGTGGAGCGCCTGCGCTAATTGCGGCGAAACGGTATTGCCCCATCGCGCCTGCGCGAAATGCGGCTACTATCGTGGCCGCGCGGTGATCGAAACCAAAGAAAGCTAAGTCCCCGTTTGCCCATGCCGAAAATCGCCATCGATGCGATGGGCGGAGATCACGCCCCAGGAATAGTGATCGAAGGGGCGTTGCTCGCTGCCCGCGAACTTGGCGTCGAGATTGTGTTGGTCGGCCAAAAAGAAGCCGTCGAGCAAGAGCTCGCCAAGCATCCTGGAGCGCCGCAATTTCAAATCGTCGCCGCACAGCAAGCCGTGCCGATGCACGAATCGCCTAGCGTCGCCTTGCGGAAAAAAGATTCGTCCATGCGCATCGGCTTCGAGCTGATGAAGCGCGGCGAAGCCGACGCGGTGGTGAGCGCCGGTAATTCCGGCGCCATGATGGCGATCGGCATGTTCGTCATGGGCCGGTTGACGCAAGTGGCGCGGCCGGCGATCCTCGTGGTTGTTCCCAGTTTGGGCAAGGGCACGGTGATCGTCGATGCCGGCGCCAACGTCGACTGCAAGCCGCTGCACTTGGTCCAATTCGGTCTCATGGGTTCGATCTACGCAGAAAAAATTCTCGGTGTCGCCAATCCCCGCGTCGGCGTGCTCAGTAACGGCGAAGAGGAAAGCAAAGGCACCGAGTTGACTCGCGCCGCCAATCAGCAACTTGCCGGCGCGCCGGTCAATCACATTGGCTACGTCGAAGGGCGCGATATTTTTAACGGCAAGGTCGACGTGGTGGTTTGCGACGGCTTTACCGGCAACGTCGCGCTCAAGACCATGGAAGGTGTGGCAAGCTTCGCCGGAGAAGTTTTAAAAGGCGCCTTCGAAAAAAATATTTCCAGTAAATTAGGTTACGTGATGAGCCGCGGTTCGCTCAAGCAAGCGTACCGCCGGCTCGATTATGCCGAATACGGCGGCGCGCCGCTGATCGGTTTGGACGGCGTGGCGATCATCGCCCATGGCGGGTCCAATCCGCTGGCGATCCGAAACGCCATTCGCCAAGCGCGCGACGCGGTGAGCCAGCAGATGAATCGCCATATCGCTGACGCCTTGGCGGAGATGGATTCTGGCGCGGGGGAAAAGAAAGAAGGGTTGCCACAGAAACTCTGGCAACGATTCAAGTCGAAGATCGAGGCGATCGGCGATAAAGCCGAACCGCCGAGCACCCCCGAGGAACGGAGGAGAAGTGGCGAGTCCTGATTGCGCATTCCTGTTTCCCGGCCAAGGTTCGCAAGCTGTCGGCATGGGCAAGGAACTGTGCGAGCAATTTCCCCTGGCGAAAAAGATTTTTGCCGAAGCCGAGGACGCTCTTGGATTGCCGCTGAGCCGGCTGTGCTTCGATGGCCCCGAGGCCGATCTCAAACTTACGGAAAATACTCAACCGGCGATTCTCACGGTGTCGATCGCCGCGTTGCGCGTGCTCGAAGCGGAAACACCGTTGCGGCCGACATGGGTCGCCGGTCATAGTCTTGGCGAGTATAGCGCGTTGGTGGCGGTCGGTGCGCTGGCTTTTGCTGATGCGGTTAAGGTTGTTCGCCAGCGGGGCCGCTTGATGCAACAGGCGGTGCCGGCGGGCGAAGGCGCCATGGCGGTGATCTTGGGTTTAGAAATGGCTCAGGTTCAAGAGCTGTGCGCCGACGCTGCTCAGGGTGAAGTCGTTGCGCCGGCCAATTATAACGGCGGCGGCCAGATCGTCATCGCTGGGGCGAAGAACGCCGTGACCCGCGCCATGGCGCTGGCCAAAGAGCGCGGTGCCAAGCGGGCGTTGGACTTGCCGGTGAGCGCGCCGTTTCACTGTGAACTGATGCGTCCGGCGGCGGACGGATTGCGGTCTGTGTTAAATGACATTTCCGTCGCGCCTTTTACTATTCCGGTCCTCACCAACGTCGACGCTGACACCAATCTCGATGCGCAGCGGGTCAAAGGGTTGCTGATCGAGCAAGCGGTGCGGCCGGTGCGTTGGGAAGAGTCGGTGAGAAAATTATCCGATCTCGGCTGTCAACGCGCGCTGGAAATCGGCCCCGGTAAAGTTCTCAAGGGACTGATCAAACGCATCGACCCGTCCATGGCGGTTGAAAATTTCGAAACGCCGGCGGATTTGGCGCGCGTGGTGGGCGCTTGATGACGCAACTGCTCCAAGGTCAAGTCGCGTTGGTCACCGGCGCCAGCCGTGGCATCGGTCGCGCGATCGCTTTGGCCCTTGGCCGCGCCGGCGCTCATGTCGTCGTCAATTATCGCGGCAATCAAGCTGCAGCCGAGGAGACGCTAAAAGGAATCGTTGCGTCGGGCGGGCAGGGCGAGCCTTGTCCCTTCGATATCGCCGACGAGGGGCAGATCGAGAGCGCGGTGAAAGTTGTCGTTGACCGCCACCAGAAAATTGATATTCTCGTCAACAACGCCGGGGTGACCGCCGACAATCTCTTGATGCGCATGAAGTCGGCGGATTGGGATCAAGTCATCGGTACCAATTTGAAAGGCACGGTGCTCTGCACCAAAGCGGTTTCCCGCGTGATGATTCGCCAGCATGGCGGGCGGATCATCAACCTGTCGTCGGTGGTCGGGCAAATGGGCAACGCCGGTCAGTCGATTTACGCCGCGTCCAAGGCCGGCATCATCGGTTTTACCAAAGCGGTGGCGCGGGAAGTGGCGTCGCGCGGCGTGACGGTTAACGCAGTGGCGCCGGGTTTTATCGACAGCGACATGACGGCGAAGTTGCCGGAGAAATTGCGCGAAGAGTTTTTGCGCTCGATTCCGCTGGGCCGTTTCGGGACTTGCGATGAAGTCGCCGACATGGTTTTGTTTCTAGCGGGGCCGGGGGCGGCCTATGTGACCGGTCAGGTCTTCAGCATTAATGGCGGGCTTTACATGTGATCAATTCGTTGCAGGAGGTATGGGAAGATGGCGGCATCGGTTCAAGCCAGAGTTAAAGAGATCGTGTGCGAACAATTGGGCGTTAGCGCGGAGGAAGTGACCCCGGAAGCTTCGTTCATCGAAGATCTGGGCGCGGATTCCTTGGATATCGTCGAGCTGGTGATGGCGCTCGAAGAGGAATACGAAATGGAAATCTCCGACGAAGACGCCGAGAAGATCAAAACCGTTCAGGATGTGATCACCTATATCGACGCCCATCGTTAATCGCCTTGGCGGCGCGCCGCCAAGGCATTGACGGCGGCGCCATGGGTTGATGCGCTAAGGTTCGATATCGCAGGGGCGGCGGCGGCAAGCTGCCCGCGTCTGCGATTTTCTTTATCGCGCGACCAGCAGCGATAAATTATTGCGGTAATCACTACGGACAAGGCTAGAGAAAATGATCGCCATCGGTTGCGACCACGGCGGGGTGGAGCTGAAAGATTTTTTGGTCGGACTCCTGCGCGCCCAAGGCGTTGCGCTGAACGACTGCGGCACCCAAGGATCCGAATCGGTGGACTATCCCGATTATGGCCGCGCCGTTTCGACGCGGGTTTCTCAAGGCGCTGCCGAGCGCGGCATCTTGATCTGCACGAGCGGCATCGGCATGTCGATGGTGGCGAATAAATTCCCCGGCGTGCGCGCCGCGCTGGTGTCCGATCTCGACGGGGCGCGATCGAGCCGCGAGCATAATGACGCTAACATTTTAGTTTTAAGCGGCGCCAAAACCGAGCAACAACTGGCGCGCGAGATTGTCGAAGTCTGGTTGGCGACACCCTTTGCCGGCGGCCGTCATCAGCGCCGGGTCGATAAGATCTCTCAGTTGGAGCAAGAACTCGGCACGCGGCTGAGCAGTCAGAGCGACAAAGGTTGAAAAATCATTATGTCATTTCTCGCACAAACGGACGTAGAAGTTTTTGCCGCGATTCAAAAAGAGACCCGCCGCCTCGAAGGCAATCTCGAGTTGATCGCTTCGGAAAACGTCGTCAGCGAGGCCGTGCTCGAAGCCCAGGGCTCGGTGATGACCAATAAATACGCCGAAGGCTATCCTGGCAAGCGCTACTATGGCGGTTGTGAGTTTGTCGACGAGGTCGAGACTTTAGCGATCGACCGGGCCAAAGAGTTGTTCGGTGCCGATCACGCCAACGTGCAGCCCCATTCCGGTTCCCAAGCGAACATGACCGTCTATCTCTCGGTGCTGAAACCCGGCGATACTTACCTCGGCATGAACCTCGCTCATGGCGGCCATCTGTCCATGGGCAGTCCGGTAAATTTTTCCGGCTTTATTTATAAGGTCATTCCCTATGGTGTTTCCGAGCGGACCGAAACCATCGATTACGATGAACTGGAACGGTTGGCCAAGGAGCATCGGCCCAAACTGATCGTTGCCGGCGCCAGCGCCTATCCGCGCATAATCGATTATCTGCGTTTTCGTAAAATCGCCGACGAAATCGGCGCGCTCTTGATGGTCGACATGGCGCATATCGCGGGTTTGGTCGCTGCCGGCCTCCATCCGAGTCCGGTGCCCTGTGCCGATTTCGTCACCACGACCACGCACAAAACTCTGCGCGGGCCGCGCGGCGGCATGGTGCTGTGCAAAGCCGAGCATGCCAAGATCGTCGACAGCCGCGTGTTTCCCGGCATGCAGGGCGGGCCGCTGATGCATGTGATCGCCGCCAAAGCGGTGGCGCTCAAGGAAGCATTGAGTCCGGAATTCAAAATCTACCAGCAGCAGATCGTCAAAAATGCTCAAGCGTTGGCCCAGGGTCTTATCGCCA from Deltaproteobacteria bacterium encodes:
- a CDS encoding serine hydroxymethyltransferase, encoding MSFLAQTDVEVFAAIQKETRRLEGNLELIASENVVSEAVLEAQGSVMTNKYAEGYPGKRYYGGCEFVDEVETLAIDRAKELFGADHANVQPHSGSQANMTVYLSVLKPGDTYLGMNLAHGGHLSMGSPVNFSGFIYKVIPYGVSERTETIDYDELERLAKEHRPKLIVAGASAYPRIIDYLRFRKIADEIGALLMVDMAHIAGLVAAGLHPSPVPCADFVTTTTHKTLRGPRGGMVLCKAEHAKIVDSRVFPGMQGGPLMHVIAAKAVALKEALSPEFKIYQQQIVKNAQALAQGLIANGFRLTSDGTDNHLMLVDLRKSELTGKVAQETLDRARITVNKNGIPFDTRSPFVTSGIRIGTPAVTTRGMKEKEMTEIAHLIARALGSVGDEAKLQAVAEDVGVLCKKFPVYPYRLAAK
- a CDS encoding acyl carrier protein — protein: MAASVQARVKEIVCEQLGVSAEEVTPEASFIEDLGADSLDIVELVMALEEEYEMEISDEDAEKIKTVQDVITYIDAHR
- the fabD gene encoding [acyl-carrier-protein] S-malonyltransferase; protein product: MGKELCEQFPLAKKIFAEAEDALGLPLSRLCFDGPEADLKLTENTQPAILTVSIAALRVLEAETPLRPTWVAGHSLGEYSALVAVGALAFADAVKVVRQRGRLMQQAVPAGEGAMAVILGLEMAQVQELCADAAQGEVVAPANYNGGGQIVIAGAKNAVTRAMALAKERGAKRALDLPVSAPFHCELMRPAADGLRSVLNDISVAPFTIPVLTNVDADTNLDAQRVKGLLIEQAVRPVRWEESVRKLSDLGCQRALEIGPGKVLKGLIKRIDPSMAVENFETPADLARVVGA
- the rpiB gene encoding ribose 5-phosphate isomerase B, with the protein product MIAIGCDHGGVELKDFLVGLLRAQGVALNDCGTQGSESVDYPDYGRAVSTRVSQGAAERGILICTSGIGMSMVANKFPGVRAALVSDLDGARSSREHNDANILVLSGAKTEQQLAREIVEVWLATPFAGGRHQRRVDKISQLEQELGTRLSSQSDKG
- a CDS encoding PDZ domain-containing protein; the encoded protein is MNGHIGLIHAMLPATVELNVTVPESHPSARNLGAERFGSGTIIDPDGYILTVHYVTIGASSITVTLSDGDQYPAQIAAQDQESGLSLVKISAGKLPYLKMAAPDSVALGQPVVMIASNDENKRRVRGGYVSSMDCYDGEWEYMIEKTIRVTDFNPGFGGGTLANFRGELIGVVSLNLNEVGKYSLAIPVDYYRAYEQELKDFGQVKSRPRRPWLGLYSQAMAGHVIIGGVAPNGPAAKFGLRQGDIILSVEKNEVRSRQELYHEMWKKRPGEQISFRILREDQSFDLQVIGGDRADRYRT
- a CDS encoding 50S ribosomal protein L32, with product MPVPKRRTSKRVKNQRRSHDHLTAPQWSACANCGETVLPHRACAKCGYYRGRAVIETKES
- a CDS encoding DUF177 domain-containing protein; this encodes MKISVDEIPQTPKEIDFSQSVEELNQIFSRESSRDFGVPSTLDVHLVYYRSESEIFFSGSFHGECIGVCGRCLEEYSFALDQDFEFVLIPDPRRSPRAAELHRDDLGLSFYSSDEIDVAPLINEQVMLALPTRPLCEEDCRGLCDSCGANLNRETCNCAQTGRDPRTAIFRTLKVDR
- the fabG gene encoding 3-oxoacyl-[acyl-carrier-protein] reductase, with the protein product MTQLLQGQVALVTGASRGIGRAIALALGRAGAHVVVNYRGNQAAAEETLKGIVASGGQGEPCPFDIADEGQIESAVKVVVDRHQKIDILVNNAGVTADNLLMRMKSADWDQVIGTNLKGTVLCTKAVSRVMIRQHGGRIINLSSVVGQMGNAGQSIYAASKAGIIGFTKAVAREVASRGVTVNAVAPGFIDSDMTAKLPEKLREEFLRSIPLGRFGTCDEVADMVLFLAGPGAAYVTGQVFSINGGLYM
- the plsX gene encoding phosphate acyltransferase PlsX; this encodes MPKIAIDAMGGDHAPGIVIEGALLAARELGVEIVLVGQKEAVEQELAKHPGAPQFQIVAAQQAVPMHESPSVALRKKDSSMRIGFELMKRGEADAVVSAGNSGAMMAIGMFVMGRLTQVARPAILVVVPSLGKGTVIVDAGANVDCKPLHLVQFGLMGSIYAEKILGVANPRVGVLSNGEEESKGTELTRAANQQLAGAPVNHIGYVEGRDIFNGKVDVVVCDGFTGNVALKTMEGVASFAGEVLKGAFEKNISSKLGYVMSRGSLKQAYRRLDYAEYGGAPLIGLDGVAIIAHGGSNPLAIRNAIRQARDAVSQQMNRHIADALAEMDSGAGEKKEGLPQKLWQRFKSKIEAIGDKAEPPSTPEERRRSGES
- a CDS encoding TIGR01212 family radical SAM protein, which gives rise to MSAPTILQSRWRGKPFNSFNRVMRERFSARVYKIGLRLDFTCPNRDGKVAVGGCIYCNNASHTAPDYQPRTSVATQLEQGAAALKKRHQAEKFIAYFQSYSNTYDEVGKLAKLYDEALKFPGVVGLAIATRPDCLGDDVLDLLAEIAQRTYLWLEVGLESMSDRTLAWVNRGHTLSDFIDAVERAKQRQLRICTHLILGFPGESRAEILATPALVNRLAIDGLKLHNLHVIKNTQLEEFYKLGQVPLLSRENYIDLMIDFVERLDPAIVMHRLSGEAQRAMTVAPDWSVDKRGVHNAIVKAFAERGAWQGRLFSRNENSQPTGDTWHQGATL